From a region of the Fischerella sp. JS2 genome:
- a CDS encoding DUF4212 domain-containing protein, whose protein sequence is MNQNKRQAYWRANTALIRNLLLVWALVSIGCSILLVQPLNNLRLGGLPVGFWMAQQGAIFIFVVLIFVYAVQMDKLDRQYGIKRGGK, encoded by the coding sequence ATGAACCAAAATAAACGTCAGGCTTACTGGCGTGCCAACACGGCTTTAATTAGAAATCTTCTCCTGGTTTGGGCTTTGGTATCTATTGGTTGCAGTATTCTGCTGGTGCAGCCATTGAACAATTTACGTTTAGGTGGTCTACCTGTCGGCTTTTGGATGGCACAGCAAGGTGCAATTTTTATCTTTGTGGTGCTAATCTTTGTCTACGCCGTGCAGATGGATAAGCTTGATCGCCAATACGGTATCAAAAGGGGAGGTAAATAA
- a CDS encoding sodium:solute symporter family protein has translation MSVEAWTTSLVILSFIVYLYIGWRSRVQDSKGFFIAEQGVPSLANGAATAADWMSAASFISMAGLISFLGYDGSIYLMGWTGGYVLLALLLAPYLRKFGKYTVPDFVGDRYYSSVARVVAVIAAIFVSMTYVAGQMRGVGIVFSRFLQVDISTGVVIGMVIVGFFSVLGGMKGITWTQVAQYCVLITAYLIPAIAISLLLTKNPIPQLAFVFSDIVPKLNQIQVDLGFQEYTKPFVNKSMVDVLFTTIALMVGTAGLPHVIVRFYTVPDVRSARYSAGWALLLIALLYTTAPALSTFARYNLIDSLHNKTIEQIHQFDWAKKWENTKLLTFEDKNGDGRIELTPDKKTSEISIDPDIIVLSTPEVAKLAPWVIALVAVGGLAAALSTASGLLLVISSAVAHDIYYRMINPGASESRRVMVGRVMVGFAIAIAGYFGVNPPGFVAQVVAFAFGLAAASFFPIIILGVFDKRTNREGAITGMVVGLCFTIFYIVGVKFYGMQPWFFGVSAEGIGTLGMLINFVVTWSVSRLTPPPPLEVQEMVEVLRTPGDEPPAIEELDEDHLD, from the coding sequence ATGTCAGTTGAAGCTTGGACTACTTCACTTGTCATCCTTTCTTTTATTGTATATCTGTATATCGGTTGGCGCTCTCGCGTTCAAGATAGTAAAGGCTTTTTCATCGCCGAACAGGGGGTTCCCTCCCTGGCTAATGGTGCAGCGACGGCGGCTGATTGGATGTCAGCCGCTTCGTTTATTTCGATGGCGGGGTTAATCTCTTTTTTAGGTTACGACGGTTCAATTTACCTCATGGGTTGGACTGGCGGTTATGTTTTGTTGGCTTTGCTGCTAGCCCCATATCTGCGGAAGTTTGGTAAATATACAGTTCCTGATTTTGTGGGCGATCGCTATTACTCTAGCGTCGCCCGCGTCGTGGCTGTCATCGCTGCTATCTTTGTCTCGATGACTTACGTCGCCGGACAAATGCGCGGTGTCGGGATTGTGTTTAGCCGCTTTCTGCAAGTAGACATCAGCACCGGCGTTGTGATTGGGATGGTGATCGTCGGCTTTTTCTCAGTGTTGGGAGGTATGAAAGGCATCACCTGGACGCAGGTAGCCCAATACTGTGTATTAATTACTGCTTACTTAATTCCAGCTATTGCCATCTCCCTCCTGCTGACTAAAAATCCTATCCCACAACTAGCCTTTGTTTTTAGTGATATTGTCCCGAAACTGAACCAAATCCAAGTTGACCTTGGTTTCCAGGAATACACAAAACCGTTTGTTAACAAATCGATGGTAGATGTTTTATTTACTACGATCGCTTTGATGGTGGGGACTGCGGGGCTTCCTCACGTTATAGTACGTTTTTATACTGTACCAGATGTTCGTTCAGCACGTTATTCTGCGGGTTGGGCATTGTTATTAATAGCTTTGCTGTATACAACAGCACCTGCTTTATCAACATTTGCCCGTTACAATCTGATTGATTCTTTACACAATAAAACGATCGAGCAAATCCATCAGTTTGATTGGGCGAAAAAGTGGGAAAACACCAAGTTATTAACCTTTGAAGACAAAAATGGTGATGGGCGAATTGAGTTAACACCAGATAAAAAAACCAGTGAGATTAGCATCGATCCAGATATCATTGTCTTGTCCACCCCAGAAGTAGCAAAATTAGCACCTTGGGTGATTGCTTTAGTTGCAGTCGGTGGTTTGGCTGCGGCTTTGTCTACAGCATCAGGTTTACTGTTAGTAATTTCCAGTGCAGTAGCCCATGATATCTACTACCGCATGATCAATCCGGGAGCCTCCGAATCCCGACGGGTGATGGTAGGTAGAGTCATGGTTGGTTTTGCGATCGCGATCGCGGGTTATTTTGGTGTGAATCCGCCTGGTTTTGTTGCTCAGGTAGTGGCATTTGCCTTCGGTTTAGCTGCGGCTAGCTTTTTCCCGATCATTATTTTGGGAGTATTCGACAAGCGGACAAACCGAGAAGGAGCGATCACCGGTATGGTAGTCGGCTTGTGCTTCACTATATTTTATATAGTCGGAGTGAAATTCTACGGAATGCAACCTTGGTTCTTCGGAGTCTCTGCCGAAGGAATAGGAACTCTTGGTATGTTAATCAACTTTGTTGTCACTTGGAGCGTTTCTCGACTCACACCACCTCCACCATTGGAAGTTCAAGAGATGGTTGAGGTACTAAGAACCCCTGGTGATGAACCACCGGCAATTGAGGAACTGGACGAAGATCATCTAGATTAG
- a CDS encoding zinc-dependent alcohol dehydrogenase family protein: MKAVLMTAPGNPEVLQLQDVTNPGVPVGETELLVRLRAAGVNPIDTKLRKRGTFYPDQMPAILGCDGAGVVEAVGASVQKFRVGDEVYFCNGGLGAHQGNYAEYTTVDERFAAHKPTSVSFAEAAAAPLVLITAWEALYERGKLEPGEKVLIHAGAGGVGHVAIQLAKLKGANVCTTVSSQQKADFVKQLGADYPILYKQTDFVQAALDWTGGEGVDLAFDTVGGETFHKTFSAVRIYGDIVTILEPDANTVWKTARNRNLRIGLELMLTPMLQGIVEAQQHQAEILAECAKYIDAGKLKIHVSQELPLAEAAKAHQLIESGSTTGKIVLVV, translated from the coding sequence ATGAAAGCAGTTCTAATGACAGCACCTGGCAATCCTGAAGTTTTGCAACTACAGGATGTCACAAATCCTGGTGTACCTGTTGGTGAAACTGAACTTTTAGTACGATTAAGAGCGGCTGGTGTTAACCCTATTGATACCAAACTTCGCAAACGTGGCACTTTTTACCCTGATCAAATGCCTGCGATTTTAGGATGTGACGGTGCAGGTGTAGTTGAGGCTGTTGGTGCTAGTGTACAAAAATTCCGTGTTGGGGATGAAGTGTATTTTTGCAATGGTGGCTTGGGCGCACACCAAGGCAACTATGCTGAGTACACTACAGTAGATGAGCGTTTTGCTGCTCACAAACCCACATCTGTATCTTTTGCAGAAGCAGCCGCAGCACCTTTGGTATTAATTACTGCTTGGGAAGCTTTATACGAACGTGGCAAACTAGAACCAGGGGAAAAAGTTTTGATTCATGCTGGTGCTGGTGGTGTTGGTCATGTAGCTATTCAACTGGCTAAACTTAAAGGTGCAAATGTCTGCACAACAGTCAGTTCTCAACAGAAGGCAGATTTTGTCAAACAACTCGGTGCTGATTATCCAATTTTGTATAAACAAACAGATTTTGTGCAAGCAGCTTTAGATTGGACTGGTGGTGAAGGTGTAGACTTGGCTTTTGATACAGTCGGTGGAGAAACTTTTCACAAAACCTTCTCAGCAGTGCGGATATATGGCGATATTGTGACGATTTTAGAACCAGATGCCAATACGGTTTGGAAAACTGCTAGAAATCGCAATCTCCGCATTGGTTTAGAATTAATGCTTACACCGATGCTACAAGGAATAGTAGAAGCACAACAGCACCAAGCAGAGATCTTGGCAGAGTGCGCTAAATATATTGATGCAGGTAAGTTAAAGATTCATGTCAGTCAGGAGTTACCATTAGCAGAAGCCGCAAAAGCCCACCAGTTAATTGAATCTGGCTCGACGACGGGTAAGATTGTTCTGGTGGTCTAG
- a CDS encoding sensor histidine kinase encodes MGWISKIKWNSIHTKLLATYLLLTSLGTSLMAGYVLWSFHAYFMNMRQTEMRNWSTAITESVADALEENDRERVRLIMQRYGAAETITIRVFDTKGKLIASSSPQQDQQVKNWLEIPGIHAALEQQEVQGFAKGVLSNDDRLFIAQPIVRNGQLLGVLRMSITLQQFQRQFAIVIWTVLGTLVFTLLLCTFISEWLARSLSHPIQTMKNFAIRLGSGHFGDKLQIRQSNELDQLALELNRMSERLASLDQERRAFLANVSHELRTPISNVLVTVEALRNGAASDPAVSDRFFQNVEDETKRLSRLIGDLLDLGRLEAGVTLLEKQHIQLLSLIKRAVRAVETRMRNSQISVQVNVADLQIQGDSERLLQALLNLLDNAIKHSPPNSQIFISGSKQGKQAVLTIRDQGQGIKDSDLSRIFEQFYTGDRSRKGRGVGLGLAIAKRIIEAHEGSITVSSKVGEGTTFTIYLPV; translated from the coding sequence ATGGGTTGGATATCGAAAATAAAGTGGAATTCCATTCACACTAAGCTCTTAGCCACGTACTTGCTACTGACAAGTTTGGGAACCTCGCTAATGGCAGGATATGTGCTTTGGTCATTTCATGCCTACTTCATGAACATGAGGCAGACAGAAATGCGAAACTGGAGTACTGCCATCACTGAAAGTGTTGCTGATGCGTTGGAAGAAAATGACCGCGAACGAGTAAGGCTCATAATGCAGCGCTATGGTGCAGCTGAAACTATCACCATCCGAGTTTTTGACACTAAAGGTAAACTTATCGCTTCATCTAGCCCTCAACAAGACCAACAAGTGAAAAACTGGCTGGAAATACCCGGGATACATGCAGCCTTAGAACAACAAGAAGTGCAAGGCTTCGCCAAAGGTGTTTTGAGTAATGATGATAGACTCTTCATTGCCCAACCAATAGTTCGTAACGGACAGTTGTTGGGTGTACTAAGGATGTCTATTACCCTACAACAATTTCAACGCCAGTTCGCTATAGTTATTTGGACAGTACTAGGAACACTAGTCTTTACACTTTTACTCTGCACTTTCATTAGCGAGTGGCTAGCACGTAGCCTTTCCCATCCAATTCAAACTATGAAAAATTTCGCTATTCGTCTAGGTAGCGGACATTTTGGTGATAAATTGCAGATTCGCCAAAGCAATGAGTTGGATCAGTTAGCGCTAGAACTAAACCGTATGAGTGAACGCTTGGCTTCACTGGATCAAGAACGTCGAGCATTTTTAGCAAACGTATCTCACGAACTCCGTACTCCCATTAGTAATGTATTGGTGACAGTTGAAGCCCTCCGCAACGGCGCTGCTTCTGATCCAGCAGTGAGCGATCGCTTTTTTCAAAACGTAGAAGATGAAACCAAACGCCTATCACGCCTCATTGGTGATTTGTTGGATTTGGGACGTTTGGAAGCTGGGGTGACACTTTTAGAAAAGCAGCATATTCAACTGCTAAGCTTGATTAAGCGTGCAGTTAGAGCAGTGGAAACGCGAATGCGAAATTCCCAAATCTCTGTGCAAGTCAACGTGGCTGACTTGCAAATCCAGGGTGACTCCGAAAGGCTGTTGCAAGCATTGCTCAATCTGTTAGATAACGCCATCAAGCACTCACCACCCAATTCCCAAATATTTATCAGTGGTTCCAAACAAGGTAAACAAGCAGTTTTAACGATTCGCGATCAAGGTCAAGGGATCAAAGATAGTGATCTCTCCCGGATTTTTGAACAATTTTACACTGGCGATCGCTCTCGCAAAGGTCGGGGAGTCGGGTTAGGTTTAGCGATCGCCAAACGCATCATTGAAGCCCACGAAGGTAGTATTACTGTTAGCAGTAAAGTAGGGGAAGGAACTACGTTTACTATTTATTTGCCTGTATAA